In Myxococcus stipitatus, the following are encoded in one genomic region:
- a CDS encoding OmpA family protein — MRPLLPLLAVFFTVVGCAARQPIPAVSPQTQTRDAPVTARPENERPTSMTESPDVELIPLTMEPVYFELDSTTLRPEFRDALTQLADALRKRPEARVSITGHTCELGTTEYNLALGQRRASVVRDYLRRLGVESSRLSTLSYGEERPLSATALEKNRRAEVQWLH, encoded by the coding sequence ATGCGCCCTCTTCTCCCGCTCCTCGCGGTCTTCTTCACCGTTGTGGGTTGTGCAGCGCGGCAGCCCATCCCCGCCGTCTCCCCACAAACCCAGACACGCGACGCCCCGGTCACCGCGCGGCCGGAGAACGAGCGGCCCACCTCCATGACCGAGTCCCCCGACGTGGAGCTGATTCCCCTGACGATGGAGCCGGTCTACTTCGAGCTCGACTCGACGACGCTCCGGCCCGAGTTCCGCGACGCGCTGACGCAGCTGGCGGATGCGCTGCGCAAACGTCCCGAGGCCCGGGTGAGCATCACCGGCCATACCTGTGAGCTGGGGACGACGGAGTACAACCTCGCGCTGGGCCAGCGCCGCGCCTCCGTGGTCCGCGACTACCTGCGCCGGCTGGGCGTGGAGTCGTCGCGGCTGTCCACCTTGTCCTATGGCGAGGAGCGTCCGCTCTCGGCGACGGCGCTGGAGAAGAACCGGCGCGCGGAGGTGCAGTGGCTGCACTGA
- a CDS encoding sigma-54 dependent transcriptional regulator, protein MSVRARVLVVDDHVEMGQMLREPLADAGYTVDVASGGADAIAQLRSAVFDAVICDLRMQDVDGFDVLDAARKLDPDLPVLMMTAFGGVENAVEAMKRGAWHYFAKPFRLDEVRLYVGRALEERRVRAEHRTLKQQAEDRGRLGAMVGRSAAMRALYSLVERVAWSSAPVLVRGESGSGKELVARALHFEGTRRAGPFVAVNCTALPHTLLESELFGHVKGAFSGATSARRGLFVEADGGTLFLDEIGDMAPELQARLLRVLAEGEVRAVGADGSRTVDVRVVAATHQDLEARVKEGRFRADLFYRLNVVTLRAPPLRERPEDIPALAEHFLEQARDRNPRSPVQRFEQACVAALCAQRWPGNVRELENLVERLVVLGTRETVDMEQLHPHLSEGTSEQHPLMEAQREVIPLRRLESEYIAWAVSRCGGNKTRAAELLGIDVSTIHRRERSEGK, encoded by the coding sequence ATGTCGGTTAGAGCCCGGGTCCTCGTCGTGGATGACCACGTCGAGATGGGACAGATGCTGCGCGAGCCCCTGGCGGACGCAGGCTACACGGTGGACGTGGCGTCGGGCGGCGCGGATGCCATCGCCCAGCTTCGCTCGGCCGTGTTCGACGCCGTCATCTGCGACCTGCGCATGCAGGACGTGGATGGCTTCGATGTGCTGGACGCCGCGCGCAAGCTGGACCCGGACCTGCCCGTGCTGATGATGACGGCCTTCGGCGGCGTGGAGAACGCGGTGGAGGCCATGAAGCGCGGCGCGTGGCACTACTTCGCCAAGCCCTTCCGGCTGGACGAGGTGCGCCTGTACGTGGGCCGCGCGCTGGAAGAGCGCCGCGTGCGCGCCGAGCACCGCACGCTGAAGCAGCAGGCCGAGGACCGCGGACGCCTGGGCGCGATGGTGGGGCGCAGCGCGGCGATGAGGGCCCTGTACTCGCTGGTGGAGCGGGTGGCGTGGTCCAGCGCCCCCGTGCTGGTGCGCGGCGAGAGCGGCAGCGGCAAGGAGCTGGTGGCTCGGGCGCTGCATTTCGAGGGGACCCGGCGCGCGGGGCCCTTCGTCGCGGTCAACTGCACCGCCCTGCCCCACACGCTGCTGGAGAGCGAGCTGTTCGGCCACGTGAAGGGCGCGTTCTCGGGGGCGACCAGCGCCCGGCGAGGGCTGTTCGTGGAGGCCGATGGCGGCACGCTGTTCCTGGATGAAATCGGGGACATGGCGCCGGAGCTCCAGGCGCGGCTCTTGCGCGTGCTGGCGGAGGGTGAGGTGCGGGCGGTGGGAGCGGATGGCTCCCGGACGGTGGATGTGCGCGTGGTGGCGGCGACCCACCAGGACCTGGAGGCCCGGGTGAAGGAGGGCCGCTTCCGCGCCGACCTGTTCTACCGTCTCAATGTCGTGACGTTGCGAGCCCCGCCCCTCCGGGAGCGGCCCGAGGACATCCCCGCCCTCGCCGAGCACTTCCTGGAGCAGGCGCGCGACCGCAACCCGCGCTCCCCCGTGCAGCGCTTCGAGCAGGCCTGTGTCGCGGCGCTGTGTGCGCAGCGCTGGCCCGGCAACGTGCGCGAGTTGGAGAACCTGGTGGAGCGGCTGGTGGTGCTGGGGACACGGGAGACAGTTGACATGGAGCAACTCCATCCCCATCTCTCCGAAGGCACCTCCGAGCAACATCCGCTGATGGAGGCCCAGAGGGAGGTGATTCCCTTGCGCCGGCTCGAGAGTGAATACATCGCGTGGGCCGTCTCCCGGTGCGGGGGGAACAAGACACGCGCCGCGGAGCTCTTGGGCATCGACGTCTCCACCATCCACCGCCGCGAGCGTTCGGAAGGCAAATAG
- a CDS encoding two-component system sensor histidine kinase NtrB codes for MRSSLLPVLLLCTALTGVIGGAVHFIQRDRQALVDQFARERRAQLQEAARGVSEALEDVGEDLRFTVELLSQPGTTEEHRRELRALLEAVGQYKAIVVFGPDGRERLRLLDRRTGESLARQYPAEELARTAMSAMQGDSGHIASSPPLPADASGWLRAFATALPPDTPEGGGAVVVLVNAEPLFAPLKLLTAESDTHLLLLGAHGSPTPLSAASLAAHYQRLARNPPDTPGLAELARSMREGEEGSRLIERAEAMTLGLGDAEVVASFAPVRIKNGAMWPLATLSSTRGLRSHERNLVLRLSLAAFLVSCFLIAFGVYVVLARSRAVALQESLRHASRLAHLHDKTQKILDHIPTGVLALSTSGRITSANRALGSRMPPGAVGSTLAAAFPQAHAPVIQRLEELVDAAGGDNRVRSLHGVPLQLFEEEGHFNVHAVPLEPHQPDVRTLLVLEDLSDLRALEGQLLRAEKLTTVGVLAAGIAHEIGTPLGVIRGRAEYVQAKLGAEHPQSPGLGTIVEQIDRVSRTIRQLLDFSRLQPAESRAVPLAPLAGSVQELLRVEAERRRVDLKLEVSATVPPLAADADQLQQVLVNLLLNACDACGPGGQVRLTASLGEADASGAWGQVRIRVEDDGCGIAPRHLHQVFDPFFTTKKRGLGTGLGLTMVAHIVRNHGGRIELDSAPGQGTRVTLQWPAAAPAREEQHVG; via the coding sequence ATGCGCTCATCCCTGCTGCCTGTCCTGCTGCTGTGCACGGCGCTCACCGGCGTCATCGGTGGGGCTGTGCACTTCATCCAGAGAGACAGGCAGGCCCTAGTGGACCAGTTCGCCCGGGAGCGGCGGGCCCAGCTCCAGGAGGCCGCGAGGGGGGTCTCCGAGGCCCTGGAGGACGTGGGCGAGGACCTGCGCTTCACCGTGGAGCTCCTCTCCCAGCCCGGCACCACCGAGGAGCACCGCCGCGAGCTGCGCGCGCTGCTGGAGGCCGTGGGTCAGTACAAGGCCATCGTCGTCTTCGGGCCGGACGGAAGGGAGCGGTTGCGGCTGCTGGACCGGCGCACGGGGGAGTCGCTCGCCCGGCAGTACCCGGCCGAGGAGCTGGCCCGCACCGCGATGAGCGCGATGCAGGGGGACTCGGGGCACATCGCGTCCTCACCGCCCCTGCCCGCGGATGCCTCCGGATGGCTGCGGGCCTTCGCCACCGCGCTGCCTCCCGACACACCCGAGGGCGGCGGCGCGGTGGTGGTGCTGGTGAACGCCGAGCCCTTGTTCGCGCCGCTCAAGCTGCTCACCGCGGAAAGCGACACACACCTGCTGCTGCTCGGCGCCCACGGGTCCCCCACGCCCCTGAGCGCCGCCTCGCTGGCGGCGCACTATCAACGGCTCGCCCGGAATCCTCCCGACACACCGGGCCTGGCGGAGCTGGCGCGGAGCATGCGCGAGGGCGAGGAAGGCTCGCGGCTCATCGAACGCGCGGAGGCCATGACGCTGGGCCTGGGCGACGCGGAGGTGGTGGCGAGCTTTGCTCCGGTGCGCATCAAGAACGGCGCGATGTGGCCGCTGGCCACGCTCTCCTCCACCCGGGGGCTGCGCTCCCACGAGCGCAACCTGGTGCTGCGGCTGTCGCTCGCGGCCTTCCTCGTCTCGTGTTTCCTCATCGCCTTCGGTGTGTATGTCGTGCTGGCGCGAAGCCGCGCCGTGGCCCTCCAGGAGAGCCTGCGCCACGCGAGCCGGCTGGCCCACCTGCACGACAAGACCCAGAAGATTCTCGACCACATCCCCACGGGTGTCCTCGCCCTGTCCACGTCCGGCCGCATCACCTCCGCCAACCGCGCGCTCGGCTCGCGGATGCCCCCGGGCGCGGTGGGCTCCACGCTGGCGGCGGCGTTTCCCCAGGCCCATGCGCCCGTCATCCAGCGCCTGGAGGAGCTGGTCGACGCGGCCGGGGGCGACAACCGCGTGCGCAGCCTTCACGGGGTGCCCTTGCAGCTCTTCGAGGAGGAGGGCCACTTCAACGTCCACGCCGTCCCGCTGGAGCCGCACCAGCCCGATGTCCGGACGCTGCTGGTGCTCGAGGACCTGAGCGACCTGCGCGCGCTGGAGGGACAGCTCTTGCGCGCGGAGAAGCTGACGACGGTGGGCGTGCTCGCGGCGGGAATCGCGCATGAGATTGGCACCCCGCTGGGAGTCATCCGGGGCCGCGCCGAATACGTGCAGGCCAAGCTGGGCGCGGAGCATCCCCAGTCCCCGGGGCTGGGGACCATCGTCGAGCAGATAGACAGGGTGAGCCGCACCATCCGGCAGCTGCTCGACTTCTCGCGCCTCCAGCCGGCGGAGTCGCGGGCCGTGCCGCTGGCGCCGCTCGCGGGGAGCGTGCAGGAGCTGCTGCGGGTCGAGGCGGAGCGGCGGCGCGTGGACCTGAAGCTGGAGGTCTCCGCCACCGTGCCTCCGCTCGCGGCGGACGCGGACCAGTTGCAGCAGGTGCTGGTCAACCTGCTGCTCAACGCGTGTGACGCGTGTGGGCCCGGAGGACAAGTGCGGTTGACGGCGTCACTCGGGGAGGCGGACGCCTCGGGTGCATGGGGACAGGTCCGCATCCGGGTCGAGGATGATGGTTGCGGAATCGCTCCGCGGCATCTGCATCAAGTCTTCGACCCTTTCTTCACCACCAAGAAGCGCGGTCTGGGCACCGGCCTGGGGCTGACCATGGTGGCGCACATCGTTCGGAACCACGGCGGGCGCATCGAGCTGGACAGCGCGCCCGGCCAGGGGACACGAGTGACGCTGCAATGGCCCGCCGCGGCCCCCGCGCGAGAGGAGCAACATGTCGGTTAG
- a CDS encoding DUF3014 domain-containing protein — translation MDSNGDENGAMVKLERGALWGWGLVVLVAAALAGAGVWHGLLHEAPGAASAETPATGTSPAVTRAPDTPPLPSSTQMDALLRSRLAGASSRSQFGVWLREPDLLRRFVAVVSNMASGESPRAVVAFLSPRGDFRVRSQDGRDVIAKGSYTRYDALGQVVASLDSTLLVDTYREVRRLAEQLHQESAPPGVSFESTLERAFEQVLAVPVLDAEVEVMQRGARYVYADPALEALTPAQKHLLRMGPANLRHIQGKVREISLKLNQQASRP, via the coding sequence ATGGACAGCAACGGTGACGAGAACGGTGCGATGGTGAAGCTCGAGCGTGGCGCGCTCTGGGGTTGGGGGTTGGTGGTGCTGGTGGCGGCCGCGCTGGCTGGAGCGGGCGTCTGGCACGGCCTGCTGCACGAAGCACCGGGCGCCGCCTCCGCGGAGACGCCTGCCACGGGGACCTCGCCCGCCGTGACGCGGGCCCCGGACACACCGCCCCTGCCCTCCTCGACGCAGATGGACGCGCTGCTGCGCTCGCGGCTCGCCGGAGCCTCCTCCCGTTCGCAGTTCGGCGTGTGGCTCAGGGAGCCGGACCTGCTGCGCCGCTTCGTCGCCGTCGTCTCCAACATGGCCAGCGGCGAGAGCCCTCGTGCGGTGGTGGCCTTCCTCTCCCCGAGGGGCGACTTCCGGGTCCGCTCACAGGACGGCCGCGACGTCATCGCGAAGGGCTCCTACACGCGCTACGACGCGCTCGGCCAGGTGGTGGCGAGCCTCGACTCGACGCTGCTCGTGGACACCTACCGCGAGGTGCGGCGGCTGGCCGAGCAGCTCCACCAGGAGAGCGCCCCGCCGGGGGTGAGCTTCGAGTCGACGCTCGAGCGGGCCTTCGAGCAGGTCCTCGCGGTGCCCGTGCTCGACGCAGAGGTGGAGGTGATGCAGCGGGGCGCGCGGTACGTGTACGCGGACCCGGCGCTGGAGGCCCTGACGCCCGCGCAGAAGCACCTGCTGCGCATGGGCCCGGCGAACCTTCGCCACATCCAGGGCAAGGTCCGCGAGATTTCGCTGAAGCTCAACCAGCAGGCCTCCAGGCCCTGA
- a CDS encoding DUF2378 family protein, whose protein sequence is MTSSEKLIFTQTVEALFVRALENRLTPACREHLRRAGLDLDQKLGRTYTLEQWKEFLRIAAGHVYGGVPAEAAYYSLGERFMDAYFGTFFGRALLGVVRLAGPRRMLLRAGMGFRAGNNFSVVEIVERSPTFVELRMNDVLADLPTFSAGLLARAVELCGGHRVVVLPEEFDGTSSTFHIRWAELTAEAAMPTPQDGDAGASRPRA, encoded by the coding sequence ATGACTTCTTCCGAGAAGCTGATTTTCACGCAAACCGTGGAAGCGCTCTTCGTGCGCGCCCTCGAGAACCGGCTCACGCCAGCGTGCCGCGAGCACCTGCGCCGTGCGGGGCTGGACCTCGACCAGAAGCTGGGGCGGACGTACACGCTGGAGCAGTGGAAGGAGTTCCTCCGCATCGCCGCCGGACACGTCTACGGCGGAGTGCCCGCCGAGGCCGCCTACTACTCGCTGGGCGAGCGCTTCATGGACGCGTACTTCGGCACCTTCTTCGGCCGCGCGCTCCTGGGCGTCGTCCGGCTGGCCGGGCCTCGCAGGATGCTGCTGCGCGCGGGGATGGGCTTTCGCGCCGGTAACAACTTCAGTGTGGTCGAAATCGTTGAGCGCAGTCCCACTTTCGTGGAGCTGCGGATGAACGACGTGCTGGCGGACCTGCCCACGTTCTCCGCGGGCCTCCTGGCGCGCGCGGTGGAGCTGTGCGGCGGCCACCGCGTGGTGGTGCTCCCCGAGGAGTTCGACGGGACCTCGTCCACGTTCCACATCCGGTGGGCGGAGCTGACGGCCGAGGCCGCCATGCCCACGCCCCAGGACGGTGACGCGGGCGCCTCCCGCCCCCGCGCCTGA
- a CDS encoding LysR family transcriptional regulator, translating to MSTAHTSRRKGRATSRRRSAPSQHPPPNSGLDLSGINLNLAVALDALLTEGNVTRAAQRVGITQSAMSHALRQLRERLGDALLIRVRGGMMRTPRAEQIAAPLHRGLLEVQRALRNESTFEPRTSSRRFTLVSGDYFAATLLPPLLELLDREAPHVDLAILPLIPDRVEAQLESGEADLALSAYPDPSPSLRQQKLFTEDFVSVVRRDNPAVKRGLDLETYLSLPHVLISPRGEGAGVVDMALEPLGRTRRIGLRLPYFLTAALSVVRSNHVLTAPRRLAALFQDFGPLRILPPPVPLRPFDVVQVWHERFDDEPAHRWLRGQVSRAATAPRNTR from the coding sequence ATGAGCACTGCACATACCTCTCGCCGCAAGGGCCGGGCCACCTCGCGACGCCGCTCAGCGCCTTCGCAACACCCTCCTCCGAACAGCGGCCTGGACTTGTCCGGCATCAACCTCAACCTCGCGGTGGCCCTGGACGCCCTGCTGACCGAGGGCAACGTGACACGCGCGGCACAGCGCGTGGGCATCACCCAATCCGCCATGAGCCACGCCCTGCGCCAGCTCCGCGAGCGATTGGGTGACGCACTGCTCATCCGGGTCCGTGGCGGCATGATGCGCACGCCCCGCGCCGAACAAATCGCCGCGCCCTTGCACCGCGGATTGCTCGAGGTCCAACGCGCCCTGCGCAATGAGTCCACCTTCGAGCCTCGCACCTCGTCCCGCCGCTTCACCCTCGTCTCGGGCGACTACTTCGCCGCCACGCTGCTGCCGCCACTCCTCGAACTCCTCGACCGCGAGGCCCCCCACGTGGACCTCGCCATCCTCCCCCTCATCCCCGACCGGGTGGAGGCCCAACTGGAGAGCGGCGAGGCGGACCTGGCCCTCTCCGCCTATCCAGACCCTTCGCCCTCGCTCCGCCAACAAAAACTCTTCACGGAAGACTTCGTCTCGGTGGTGCGCCGGGACAACCCGGCCGTGAAGCGAGGACTGGACCTGGAGACGTACCTGAGCCTCCCGCATGTCCTCATCAGTCCTCGGGGAGAGGGCGCGGGGGTGGTGGACATGGCGCTGGAGCCCCTGGGACGCACCCGCCGCATCGGACTGCGGCTCCCCTACTTCCTCACCGCCGCCCTCTCCGTGGTCCGCTCCAACCACGTCCTCACCGCACCTCGCAGACTCGCCGCGCTCTTCCAGGACTTCGGCCCGCTGCGCATCCTCCCGCCGCCCGTCCCCCTCCGCCCCTTCGATGTCGTCCAGGTCTGGCACGAGCGCTTCGACGACGAGCCCGCCCATCGCTGGCTCCGCGGACAGGTCTCCCGCGCCGCCACCGCGCCGCGAAACACCCGGTAG
- a CDS encoding NmrA family NAD(P)-binding protein, translating to MRIVINTPNGKIGRNLALRLLDAGVALTVISRNAQNVADLAKRGATVVEGSSDDAAVLDRAFEGASALFWLTPPAARPDFLEWAEGMGRLAARKAKQHGVKRVVVLSSIGAQTGRGTGPVGALLAVEEAFKAAVPDVTILRPGYFMENLLREVQGLASAGSIFLPLPSDRKLPFVATADIGDKAAEVLLDGAWKGHRYVGVHGPRDVTYAEVAGVLSEVLGKPVRFVQVTMADARKAMAGAGVPGFMTDLILELYQSVTEGRMDPAEPRSTETTTPTTLAQWAKDNLVPALTRAGDEARR from the coding sequence ATGCGTATCGTCATCAATACCCCGAATGGAAAGATTGGCCGGAACCTCGCGCTGCGATTGTTGGATGCGGGAGTCGCGCTGACTGTCATCAGCAGGAACGCGCAGAACGTGGCGGACCTGGCGAAGCGTGGCGCCACGGTGGTGGAAGGCTCGTCCGATGACGCGGCCGTGTTGGACCGGGCCTTCGAGGGCGCGAGTGCGCTCTTCTGGCTGACGCCGCCTGCCGCTCGACCGGACTTCCTCGAGTGGGCCGAGGGGATGGGGCGCCTCGCGGCACGGAAGGCGAAGCAGCATGGGGTGAAGCGGGTGGTGGTGCTGTCGAGCATTGGCGCGCAAACGGGCCGGGGAACGGGCCCGGTGGGAGCGCTGCTCGCGGTGGAGGAGGCGTTCAAGGCGGCCGTGCCGGACGTGACGATTCTGCGTCCGGGCTACTTCATGGAGAACCTGCTGCGGGAGGTGCAGGGACTGGCGAGCGCGGGCTCCATCTTCTTGCCCTTGCCCTCGGACCGGAAGCTGCCCTTCGTGGCGACCGCGGACATCGGGGACAAGGCGGCGGAGGTGTTGCTCGATGGCGCGTGGAAGGGGCACCGGTATGTGGGGGTCCACGGGCCTCGGGACGTGACGTACGCGGAGGTGGCGGGGGTTCTCTCCGAGGTGCTGGGCAAGCCCGTGCGCTTCGTGCAGGTGACGATGGCGGACGCACGCAAGGCGATGGCGGGCGCGGGCGTGCCTGGGTTCATGACGGATTTGATCTTGGAGCTGTACCAGTCCGTGACTGAAGGGCGCATGGACCCGGCGGAGCCTCGGTCCACGGAGACCACCACGCCCACGACGCTGGCGCAGTGGGCGAAGGACAATCTCGTGCCCGCGCTGACGCGGGCTGGAGATGAAGCGAGAAGATGA
- a CDS encoding FAD-dependent monooxygenase: MRTDGVTKHAVVIAGGGPTGLMLAAELALAQVDVAIVERRASQEVAGSRSRGLHSRSLEVLDQRGVVDRFVSQGQAVQNVAFGQAHLDLSDFPTRHNHGLALMQERFERILAEWVGELAVPVYRRCEVTGFTQDDTGVDVELSDRRVLRAKYLVGCDGGRSLVRKAAGIEFPGWDASISYLIAEVEMTGAPEFGIRRDAKGTYAMGKLEDGRVGVVLREEQVVTGEAPTLEALREGLIALYGTDYGLRGAKHLSRFTDMTRQAASYRDRRVLLAGDAAHVHSPMGGQGLNLGVQDAVNLGWKLAQVVRGISPEALLDTYQAERHPVAARALRKTMAQTALSRGDARMDAVRETLAELLRMDGPRKQYAAMMSGLDIHYDLGDGHPLLGRRVPDLDLVTADGPRRVFHLLHNARPVLLNLGEPGALDVTPWTDRVRRVEARYSGAWELPVLGTVSPPVAMLIRPDGHVAWVGEGTDHGLREALTRWFGPPRST; this comes from the coding sequence ATGCGCACAGACGGGGTGACAAAGCACGCGGTGGTGATTGCCGGAGGGGGCCCGACCGGGCTGATGCTGGCGGCGGAGCTGGCGTTGGCGCAGGTGGACGTGGCCATCGTCGAGCGGCGTGCCAGCCAGGAGGTCGCGGGCTCGCGTTCGCGCGGCTTGCATTCGCGCAGCCTGGAGGTGCTTGATCAACGCGGAGTCGTCGACCGCTTCGTCTCGCAAGGGCAAGCGGTGCAGAACGTCGCGTTCGGACAGGCCCATCTGGACCTCAGCGACTTCCCGACACGCCACAACCATGGGCTCGCGCTCATGCAGGAGCGCTTCGAGCGCATCCTGGCCGAGTGGGTGGGCGAGCTGGCAGTGCCCGTCTATCGCCGATGCGAAGTGACGGGCTTCACGCAGGACGACACCGGCGTCGACGTCGAACTCTCCGACCGCCGGGTGTTGCGAGCGAAGTACCTCGTCGGGTGCGACGGGGGTCGCAGCCTCGTCCGCAAGGCGGCGGGAATCGAGTTCCCCGGGTGGGACGCGTCGATCAGCTATCTCATCGCCGAGGTCGAGATGACCGGGGCTCCAGAGTTCGGCATCCGCCGCGACGCGAAGGGCACCTACGCCATGGGCAAGTTGGAGGACGGGCGCGTCGGCGTCGTGCTGAGAGAGGAGCAAGTGGTCACGGGCGAAGCGCCGACCCTCGAAGCTCTGCGCGAGGGGCTCATCGCGCTCTACGGGACGGACTACGGCCTGCGTGGAGCCAAACACCTCTCGAGGTTCACCGACATGACGCGGCAGGCGGCATCCTACCGGGACCGGCGAGTGCTCCTGGCAGGCGACGCGGCCCACGTGCACTCGCCGATGGGTGGGCAAGGGCTCAACCTGGGTGTGCAGGATGCCGTGAACCTGGGTTGGAAGCTGGCGCAGGTCGTGCGTGGCATCTCGCCGGAGGCTCTGCTCGACACGTACCAGGCCGAGCGGCACCCCGTCGCGGCGCGTGCGCTGCGGAAGACCATGGCGCAGACCGCGCTGAGCCGTGGTGACGCGCGGATGGACGCCGTACGCGAGACGCTGGCCGAGCTGTTGCGGATGGACGGGCCACGCAAACAGTACGCCGCGATGATGTCGGGGCTGGACATCCACTATGACCTGGGCGACGGGCACCCACTGCTCGGGCGCCGCGTGCCGGACCTCGACCTGGTCACCGCTGACGGCCCGCGCCGCGTGTTCCACTTGCTGCACAATGCGAGGCCCGTGCTCCTCAACCTGGGCGAACCCGGTGCGCTCGACGTCACGCCCTGGACGGACCGGGTTCGGAGGGTCGAAGCGCGTTACTCGGGAGCTTGGGAGTTGCCTGTGCTCGGGACGGTCTCTCCGCCCGTTGCGATGCTGATTCGACCGGACGGACATGTCGCTTGGGTCGGGGAAGGCACGGACCACGGGCTGCGTGAGGCGCTGACCCGATGGTTCGGGCCGCCGCGCTCGACGTGA
- a CDS encoding GNAT family N-acetyltransferase: MSPDIWNRFEQQVRKRLTPIDASWRVEQVNGVIRALGPSPSPFDNSVCWARVDDTNADSVIRDQVSYFRDLGRAFMWKVYTGDAPADLEARLLRAGFEVQARVTLVILDTMRPLPAVRLPPEVELRRVEDPSGLVPAMDVQREVWKQDCQWLLDALTVEMKTQPDVLSVFVGWAGSRPVCSSWLRIEPGTSFASLWGGSVLADWRGRGLYRAMVDARAREARQRDVPYLFVEAGDMSRPILERIGFQVLSPVSKCVYREAQGP; this comes from the coding sequence ATGAGTCCAGACATCTGGAATCGATTCGAGCAGCAGGTCCGCAAGCGGCTCACCCCCATCGATGCGTCCTGGCGTGTCGAGCAGGTGAACGGGGTGATTCGTGCACTCGGTCCCTCACCGTCTCCCTTTGACAACTCGGTGTGCTGGGCTCGCGTCGACGACACGAATGCCGATTCGGTCATTCGAGACCAGGTGTCGTACTTCCGCGACCTGGGCCGGGCCTTCATGTGGAAGGTCTACACGGGAGATGCCCCGGCCGACCTGGAGGCCCGTCTCCTCCGCGCGGGCTTCGAGGTGCAGGCGCGTGTCACTTTGGTCATCCTTGATACGATGCGGCCTCTGCCCGCGGTCCGGTTACCTCCAGAAGTGGAGCTCCGCCGTGTCGAGGACCCCTCGGGCCTCGTTCCCGCCATGGACGTCCAGCGGGAGGTCTGGAAACAGGACTGCCAATGGCTGCTTGATGCGCTGACCGTGGAGATGAAGACGCAGCCGGACGTGTTGAGTGTCTTCGTGGGCTGGGCCGGTTCGCGACCGGTGTGCTCGAGCTGGCTGCGCATCGAGCCAGGCACCTCGTTCGCGAGTCTCTGGGGTGGCTCGGTCCTCGCGGACTGGCGGGGGCGGGGCCTCTACCGCGCCATGGTCGATGCACGCGCCCGGGAGGCGCGCCAGCGCGACGTCCCTTACCTCTTCGTCGAGGCGGGGGACATGAGCCGGCCCATCCTGGAGCGGATCGGCTTCCAGGTGCTCTCGCCAGTCTCCAAGTGTGTCTACCGCGAGGCTCAAGGGCCGTAG
- a CDS encoding siderophore-interacting protein: MASGKAIIGGMLGRFLFREARVGQVREMSPHFRWMELMGEDLRDVEWFPGDKVQVFLPGVGMRTYTPLGWDAALGGTRFLVYLHGRSPGAEWGRAVKAGDRCQLFGPRGSLGLASLQGPVVLFGDETSFAVAHALKSTSIPAKDIAHVFEVSSSPESHSVLSELDLGNSVIVQRTPGDAHLAEVESKLREALLRHGRANLVMTGRARSIQTLRSQLRASPILLATQKVKAYWSEGKVGLD, translated from the coding sequence ATGGCGTCAGGAAAGGCAATCATTGGCGGGATGTTGGGGAGGTTCCTGTTCCGCGAAGCGAGGGTGGGGCAGGTCCGGGAGATGTCGCCGCACTTCCGATGGATGGAACTCATGGGCGAGGACCTGCGGGACGTCGAGTGGTTCCCGGGGGACAAGGTGCAGGTGTTCCTCCCGGGTGTGGGCATGCGGACGTACACCCCGCTGGGGTGGGATGCGGCTCTGGGGGGCACCCGCTTCCTGGTCTACCTCCATGGGCGCAGCCCCGGCGCCGAGTGGGGCCGCGCCGTCAAGGCCGGCGACCGCTGCCAGCTCTTCGGCCCGCGAGGCTCCCTCGGGTTGGCTTCGCTCCAGGGGCCCGTGGTCCTCTTCGGTGACGAGACGTCCTTCGCGGTCGCGCACGCGCTGAAGAGCACGAGCATCCCCGCGAAGGACATCGCGCACGTGTTCGAGGTCTCCTCCAGCCCCGAGTCGCACTCGGTCCTGTCCGAGCTGGACCTGGGCAACTCGGTCATCGTGCAGCGGACGCCGGGCGACGCGCACCTCGCGGAGGTGGAGTCGAAGCTGCGCGAGGCCTTGCTGCGCCACGGACGCGCGAACCTGGTCATGACGGGGCGCGCGCGGTCCATCCAGACCTTGAGGAGCCAGCTCCGCGCGAGTCCCATCCTCCTCGCCACGCAGAAGGTGAAGGCGTACTGGTCCGAGGGGAAGGTGGGGCTCGACTGA